Part of the Ornithinimicrobium flavum genome, GGGAGGCGGCGGCTGTCGACATGGCCCGGTCAGTCTAGGTCGTCCCGCGGACAGACTCACCGCGCCTGACGCGCCCGGGCGGTCGGCCGACGGCGTGGTATGGCGTGTCGCCCCCGGCGCCGACGGGGTGTCAGCCCTGGCCGTCGCCGGGCCCCCCGGAGCCGCCGTCCTGAGGCTCGCGCAGCCCCTCGTAGATCTCCTTGCACATGGGGCAGACGGGGAACTTCTGGGGGTCGCGACCGGGGATCCAGACCTTGCCGCACAGGGCGATGACCGGGTTCCCGGTCATCGCCGACTCCATGATCTTCTCCTTGCGCACGTAGTGCGCGAAGCGTTCGTGGTCGCCCGGCTCCTGCAGGTCGGGCGAGACCCTCGTGTCCTCTCGCTCCAGCAGCGCCGTCTGCGTGGACGGGGCGGTCGGGGCCTCGGGCGCGTCGAGGGGCTGGTCGGACATCCGGCTGCTCATACCGCCAGTGTAGGCAGCGCGGGGTCGCCGCGCCCCCGGCCGGACGCCCGGCGGGTGCGGGTCAGTTGCGCTCGGGGTCCGCGGTCCAGGTGGTGGCGAAGGAGACCGCGGACCGCTGCCGCAGCAGGACCGCCCGCCACAGGTCGGTGGTGTCCTCCTGGAAGGGGTCGCGGGGCTCCCGCGGGAGGACG contains:
- a CDS encoding DUF3039 domain-containing protein; its protein translation is MSSRMSDQPLDAPEAPTAPSTQTALLEREDTRVSPDLQEPGDHERFAHYVRKEKIMESAMTGNPVIALCGKVWIPGRDPQKFPVCPMCKEIYEGLREPQDGGSGGPGDGQG